aattaattgatatgAGTTAGATTTGTAAGCTATCGATAATTTATACGAAGGCAATATTATGAGTTGCTTGTCATTATTGTTTATTCCATAATAAGATTATTAGTTTTAGTTTAAAGTACAAAAACATCTCATATTTGATTGCTTAAATAAcaattagttaactattttGGTGTTAAATTTATTATTCGTGGGTTTGGCACTCTACTGACTCTTTATTACTTAATCACAACATTGTATATTGCAATTTTGTGCATCATATTTGATAGTATTACATTGGTTATCCCAGTTGATGTTCTGCTGACACCTCCCTCTGCATGAATCAATGCAGGAATCAGTCCATTGCTCACTGGTTGTGCCTTAGATACGAGAACCACTTCTGGTGGTGGCGGGTGTTCCCCATTGTCCATCGATAGCCAtcgaaaaacaaaaattatgatttttattttttgaaacgaATACTCGTTTCTACGGCGCCGAATAATAGTTTTGGTGTGACTAGAGTAACTTCTTGAATCAACCTGTCAAAATAAAGATAGGTTAGAATGACTCGGACAGTGTTGTCCGAATACACTCTAATGCCTAAGTCATAATTCACTTGTAATAATCGAGTGTTGTTCAAGAGTATGTGTAAAATTAGAGTTTATACCTGACTTAAGCCTTCTATTTATATTTGCATAGAATCCTCTTCCTTTTTAGGTATTCTTGTTCGGGATAAGGTAAGTTTGATATTTGATTCCTATAATCTTGCGGATTATGTCAATCAGCTCATATTATGGAAGCTTATATCATGGGGGTGATAGTCAACGGATTTGATGCCAATCCTTACGAATCAAGGATTCCCATTTGTCTGTTATATCTTTTGTGTGAGTCTGAGTCTGGAACATTGCGTATTATGTTCCCTGTTAGTTATTTATCTCTAAGGTCTGAGTCTAATCCTTCCATATTGTAGTTTCAACATTAATTCTAagctaatttatttaatttcagtAGATAGATGAAATATAGAATTCTAAAATGCAAATCAACTTTCTAAACAACCAATGAGCtctagctcaaatggtataagcgctagacaGCAAACtactaggtcgtgggttcgattcctcccacaagcgctccccctccccaattatcaaaaaaaaaactttctaAACAAATAAGAGTTCCAAGTAGCTAGGGAAAAAAAGTTTTTctggaaataatttttaatttgaatcacTTCACTATTTATctcccccctccccaattatcaaaaaaaaaactttctaAACAAATAAGAGTTCCAAGTAGCTAGGGAAAAAAAGTTTTTctggaaataatttttaatttgaatcacTTCACTATTTATCGCAATTCTATGTACTTACAGATTTTGCccaatatattattaataattatataaaaaatattaaatcattattttatagtttaaaaattaaaatcaagttATAAGTCACTGCCTTCAAACCAATgtacagattttttttttttaagctCTAATCAACAAGCTGCCTACCACTTTCTTGTGTTAAAATAAGATGGCAGAAATTGATGTCCATTCATTCGAACAgaactttttattattttttgaccGAACAGGATTTatagttaaattaaaatatttcaagcCAAACCGAATCAGTTGATTCAGTTGATTTTTCGGTTCaattgaatttgtataaaacTGAACTGAAGTCGGTCTTCTTTGATTTTTGTACTCGTATCCATATTCCTAACACTTACAACAGTAGCATTTGAAAAGTGAAATCATGTATAGACATGGAACTACCAAAACATACCTAACATTTCTTTTATGAATGAGAAGAAAAACGGCAATAAGCAAATAGTacaagtttaaaatgtttgtatAACAAGCCTAACCTGGTGCAAAGGAAATAGCAAGGAAGCATATCTAAGTTGCGCCTGTTAATTAGTAATAGCGTCTTCCAGTTTCATAAACACGGCCCCCAGGATATGGACCTCTAGCCTCAAATCCTTGATCCCTAGAGCCTCCATGAACTCGAGCAGGCTCCCTGTATGAGTCAAATTGATCTGTAGCATAGGCTCGATGAGCTTCATTTGTGACAGCTGAGGGTGCACCTGCACTGTAACCATGAGGATCGCTAGGGACCATGCCACTACTAGGAAAATCGCCCATCATGGATTGCTGATATTGATGCTGGCGTGCCTGTGACTCCTTATGGAGGAACTCATCTCTACGACTGGCATGCCGGGCTCGAAGTGCTTCTAATTGTTCCTGATACTGAGTATTTATTGCACTTATCTTCTgccaaatgaaaagaaaaatagcaATAGTTAGGGTAATATTATCCATACTTGTCACCATTATGTTTCGTTTTATCAATGGATAGATTGACTAATGTACAAAATGCACCAagaatattttataaacaatttcaGGCAATAGAATCAAAataactttttcttttcaaatttaattgttAGCATACTCATCAATAAACTAGTCAGCCCTTAAATTGCATTTTGATGCAAAATATTTCACTTCTTCTCTAATTTATATAATGCATTCGGAATTGTCAACTTTGCCCAAAGTTCCCCACATTTGATAGTATTACACACAAAGAGAAGGTAAAAAGATTATTCTTTCTaacaaataaaaagtaaaactgTCGTTTTTTTAACAGAAAGTTTGGTTATTTAAACAAGCAAATACAAGAAGAAAAAATGAGACGCAAAGAAGACCTCACAAGCAAACAACCCTCTCATTCATACAGTGTATTCCCAATAATGCATCTTCAACAGCATTTAGTTTGCAAGTTCAGAATTGTATTTCCAATTGTATCGTGTAGATGCTACTTTGTATTCATAAATACAGAACAAAATTTCACCACTTGAGGCATCAGTGCACAAGCTATACTCGCAAAGAGCAGTATCCTACTCAGCTTTCTAAAAATATCTACCACCAGGATAGCAGTTCTGAGCAGGCAGGGCCGACCAAAGCTGTCCATGACATTTCCAACAGAACCAAAACAAtggaatatgaaaataacaaattttgCAATGAGCATACAGTATTCAAAATTGGATCAAACATTTGACTTATGAAGTATTCCTATGGCTTCCTTCATGTAAGTTCATAATGTAACAATGTAGATGTATTTGTTATAgaaaactctttttatttaacTCTTCGATGTCCACGTCCTTTCATATGGTTTTGTATGACACTAAGTCATAGAAACTACAGCATAATAATTATAACACCTAATTGTGCACGAGTAGttcaaaaaaatagtaaatttgcAATCTAGTCACAAAAAGATACTCAATTAATACGGTTCCAGATATCCCTGATTAAAAAGATATTACTGAGTGTATGTACATATTCATGCTATCTATGTGAAAGTCCGGTAGAAGTGGGCTTCAAAATTGAACATGTTTAGCAGGGGATGAAGAtgaggaaaaataaaaattacttcaTCATTGCTTCCCCATATTTCATGCCAGTAAAAGTTTTAGGCATAATGCGTTCCTTTAGCACTAGTTTAGGAACTCTCCAAGTTTCTGAGAAGTTATTGCATCTCAGTACAACAACCCAACATTAACTTTGTAGTATTTGAATTTTACTAGCAGAACTACAAATATCTCAATCTAGTAAGGTTTATCAAGGGTGATAAATTAACCAAGTTTCCAGATGAATTATTTCAACAAGACCAACCCCATAAACCTATGTGATATTTTCACCCATATAACAATgggaatataattattttagtaaGGAGCTCTCTCTCGTCTTATTCTTCTACTAGAAGGGTGACTTGTCTTATTTTAGTTGCTATGGCAACATGAATTACTCGGTGATAACCATTGATCCTCTCTGTCAATCAATCTAATCAGCCCCAATGTTCATTCCATCATTGTTTATGAAATATTCCTTACTCCCAACATGTCATTTCTAAGATGTGGCACAAAAAACAAGCAAGTTTCAATTCCATCCCTTTTTTGTAAAAACAATTAAGCAAATGAAGGGAAAAAAACTATTCAAATTTTTCCTAGCATAAGAGCACTAGTAAGTAGATTGCTCCAGATATTCAAGATGACTCCATCCCAATTGAGGTCTTCACAATTATACCTTGTCTTTCACTGCCCTCGTCCAGGTAAGAATGGCAGGTAAACTCAAACCACCTTTACCATCTTCAGGAGTGATTAAAAATATTCTATTTAAGCAAAAGTGGAAAATTCTTTTATGCTGAATAATACAGCTTAACTTGGTTTACTCCATTATGCAAACTTATTTATGTATTATCATATTTACTGCAAATACTACCATACAGCCCAATAGAGAAGAAAAGCTCAAGTGCACAATCAAATAAAGCTATCCATCATGTTGAGATAatctttttcataaataaaacataaaagaggctatcatattaatttattatctgAACCAACCTCTCTATGTCTGACATTTTCTGCATCCTCAGCATCATTTTGATCTTTGGCAAGTTTCATAATGTCGTCGAGGAATTTATGTTCAATACCTTCAAAATTCTGCACCAAAGGTTTGTCTTCAAATCCAATTTGCATGTTGTCCTCACGGGGTCCAAATCTAGGATCATTAGTGCCTTGCTTCTCTAAAGCCAGTTTCGCATCTTGCCCAGGACCTTTTCGTTGGAAATAGGATCTTGTCGCATCAACCCCTTGACCTACATCAAGAACATACTCTTGAGTATTTGAAACATGCAGGCTATCGATCTTGAAAACATGTAAGGCGCAAGAAACTCTGGAGGGTCGGGTCAAGCACAATTGACAAAGACTAAAACTATCCAGAAACAAAAACGTGACCGCATTGATTCTTATAAATCACACAAGCAAGGGAATGCCCTAAAGGGAGGACAATGCGAACTCTACCCACTAATCTACACAATTAACAATATCATGAAACTTGAGTCAGGAATGACCAGCATCACAAATCAATCAAATATACTCACAAAATTTCTGCCTGACTTCTCACCTTCAGCGAAAATTTGAGACGGAAGTGGATGAGACATTTTTGATTCATCTCTTTCCCATCTCCATTGTCCCTCAACTTTCGAACTGGGATAAAAATGCTGCTCTCGTTCCGGAGTGAACGCCTCAAGCCGTCCTTGGAAATGGTCAGACTCGGGCCTGTTTTCCATCCTCTGAGAAGATAAATGCTGCATATGAGCACCGCCAGTATATGTATCAGCTCCATGATGATCACCATATTGCCCCTGTCTTCTCATCTTTAACAACTTATTTAATCAACTTTTATTGAAAATTAGACctataaaagaaaaacaagaggAAAGCAAATgcaatcaaattcaaattacaTTTCACTATTTCACTATTTCAGCATTAacataaaacaaaaatgaagCTGATATTGCAATTAAGTATAATTTATGTGCACATTCTAAATTAAACTAAAGTTCCCAgaaaaagattttaaaatgCTCCCAAAAACAAATGCATTAACCctaaaaagagtttaaaattaaaatatttgttcaCAATCAACTATacaaataatttgtttaaaagaatttaacttcaattataaaattacaGTTTCCAAAGGATACCCTAAAAAAGCAACTATATAATGAATTTGTAAGAATATTTGTAAGAAAAAACATTGCATAACAAATGTaaattaaaaccctaatttttttaaacgaaAACAAACGAAACCCTGAAAGTTGAATACTTGAATAAACTGAGTTTTGCATATTTTTCTTACCATTAATTTTCCATTGTGATTGTGATTTTCTTTCTTCATTTCTTGTGCTTCTGCAGAGCTTGTTAAACAGGCAAAATAAAAAGAGGATATTACATCAGGTATTTTCCTCATCACATTTTTACATAATAttgattttacactttttttttttgcaaaacctattctttctaaaaaaaaatatttcgtctataaatatttttatatccttATTTGGTCTCtgtaatttcaaaaataattttataaattttttttattaataaaagtgTTAAATAAGgactaagtaaaaaaaattaaacaattgatTTCGAAAGTACAGTGaccaagtaaaaaaaaaactaaaacgtTTAGGGGTGAAGTATAGAGATAATTCAAAATAGAGAGACCTTTCGGATAGATTAAACcgatatttttctataattttatttttagtctattgttttttatcaaaaataaatatattttatattaattgttagCAGAAAATAATATTCATTTTTATCAGACAAACAACTTTTGAGAGAATCGGAGTTCGAATTCGACCTCATGCAACTACGAAGAACTTGGCTACTAGGTCAAGCCTTCATGTGCTATTTTCAGTCTAATTAGATTAACAAAGTTATAATTCATtcaatgataattaaaatattattcacAAAGTCCTTTCTACCcatcattttaaataattttttttcaattgtataaaaaatcatttcaaaTCTAATTACTatcattttgaatttattttattttaaatttaacatgGATCAAAAAGAGCCTCAATGCCCAATGGGCTGATAGAGTATTAACccaaaacaatttataattattattttaatttttttatttattttttaacaaaagatTGTATTTCATTAAGAATAGATTTTTGTACTAAAAGTAGAATTTTACTATGTATAAattgttagattttttttatttaacatttttaaataccGATTTGTTGGACAAGGAAATGCAAAAAACAATGTTCAGGATGTCCAATAATGATTTTTCTAAAAATGGGCTTGATGACAAGCTGATTGATCCTTTTAAGAAAAACTAGTtttgctttacgtgtttcacacgtgactcgtaGTGTGACTTGTCAAATTatgtggctcgtaacgtaactcgtcaattacatattagtaaatttattataattatatcaattttttatttataattaatattaaattagttaagaattttcgtaaaagtaaatataatatattcggttgttaatttttttccatactaaatttattcttcttttggttttataataactataattaaatatttgacttaattttattaataatatctttaaaaataataagatagaaatttatataataatatattagtcaaatatagtattttaattttttagttcaatcaaactaaaagatagatattcctattaatttggagacaatttagttattttttacataataaaaattaaattggagataatttagctacttagtctaattaggactttaattacaattgtgattaattaaataactaattaattaatgactataaaacctttatttagtagtaaattaaaaaggattattcagtaaatttgtctgccccccccccatccgtgcttttatatatagtatagattaaggACTAAATTTAGCATTTGTTTCATGAACTTACGTGATGAATCATCAAAAAAAATAGAGGATGATCTGATCAAATTTGAAAATCTGAAAACAGAGTATATGGTCAAAAAGAATACCCGAAGGAGGTTCCGGACATTGACGCTCAAGTAAGTATTTGATGAAgaatcagaaagaaagaaaatctggattgctaaacaccgcccctttttacttagcaccgcacagcCACATTACATTTTTGcccttttcactttttgaatagaaaaccaactcataaacaaaaaacataaatcctctcaactcattcaactctattcaaattcatattttacgaaaatgtCGGATTCCGAACGAGATGAAAATCGACATAATCTTCTAAATGAACCTGCAAAATATAAATACTTACGTTTAACAAATCGTAATAATATGTAATAGAAAGTCGTAataatatacaataaaaaatcactgtaattattaaaaaaaaatcattttaacgtttttttaaaaaaaaattaatttccggCCGCGACGTTTCGGTCGCGGCCGGAAAAGGGGGACGTCGGCGTCCTCTCCAGAAGAGTGGACGCCGGCGttcggcgtcccctcctctggaggGGACGTTGGTTTTCACGTCCTCTccctctggagaggacgtgaaaCGCAATCGTCCccctttaaaaaatttaaataaaaatttaaaaaaactattttttatctcggaaaagccggaaaaacttgtttccgaacgttgatattcgtttcccgacgaattatactcgttatccgtcattttactcgactttttacgtagttgttcgagtgtgttcgaatgagttgagagaactttttttttgaaattttgctagAGGGGCAGAAACGTCTTTTgcctgtgcggtgctaagtaaaagCGGGCGGCGAATCCCAAGAAAATAGTACTGATAAGAAAGAGAATATCTTAGAATTTTAGGATAAAGTGGTATATAAgtactcttcttcttcttcatttgtaTTTCCATGATGAGGCGGCCCTCTATAATATAGGATGAGTTGACCTTTATATTATTATGGTAGAGTAAGGTGGcgtttgataaaattgaaaattatgtgctgaattttaagtgctgaaaataataattgttgatctttttaagtgtttaattaaataagtctgcTTGATAACTGCAAGTCTACAATTActgaatattattgaaattattatatttatatattaaacctttaaaaattaactattttataaataatttactaaatataaattatattttatttaaatttttaaaatataaataaaaaatatataaaaaatattatgaatattactatcataaataaaaattataaattttagtagcatatgttgataattagtacttaaatattataatgattctcttatttaatttgaaaattagtccttaaaataaaatattagtttttaaaaatctgaaaaactgtttaaatatgataattaatGTTGTGTGTTACAAATAGAAGTCCATAGAATATTAAAAAgcgaaaatattaaataaatgacatatagactataaaaagaaaaataaaatagaaaataaatatttgtaataaaaaaatatagtattttgtaattttaaatgttgatcTAAGTATAATACACTCAttgtgatattaaaaaaattaaaaaaaataatatatgtgagataaaatatttttgttcgTGAGTAATAATTGGAAATAATAAGGATATAAGgtttattcaataataaaactaatatttaataacttaatattttcagtaaaaaaaataagtcaatatttttgacttattattttaagtggtttttgacttaactgaatAAGTTAAGTTGACCTTTTTTGAATTATCAAAccaacataaaataattaagtgcttaatatattaatttaagtaataagttGAGTTATCAAACACCCGTAATGGGCGTGGTGTATACTTCTTCTCTTGCTAAAGAATTTTTTGCAGCCCAATAGGCTAACATGTCTTTCATAACTTTCTCATCCAATAAAGTGAATTATACCTGAATCTCGGTAGTGTATTTGATAATTCTGGTTCGAGATACGGCTTGAGATAATCTCGAAATGAAAGTAACCTCGGCCAGAATTGACATTCTCGCAGCTTCAATGCTCTAACAATATCATTTTGCTAGAgttcgtcatatatatatatatatatatatatatacacacacacacttaGAGGTTGCTTCGCTCTTGCTGAATTATAACTTACCTCCTGAGTCTTTTGGATATTTAGGTAGGAGGTTGGTATTGTTCCCTCTGCTTTCAATGTAGAAATTTTCTAAAGTCGGTATTAAAATACAGTTTGTCGAACTGAGCTTGGTGATATGTTGTGTTTTGACAAGGTATGCAAAAgggtattttattttgaatttttaagcgCATCTTCCTATTGTTTTGCGTTATTGCTCTCCATGTTCATATGCCACATGGTGTTTCATGGTTGTTTAACTTAATTAAGAAAACATTTCAACTGTTCATCGCAACTTTCGATTTTCTTCTTATAAATCGCCCTcgttctcttttttttattcttcctGTTCTTCTTGTATTTTGAGGATATTTTCACCAACTTTCTGGTTATCTTTGTAAAATTTGTCGACCCTTTTCTTTTGCACCTTAATTTTTATATCTAGggtttagtaattttatttgcATTTGTACTAAAACCTGGATTTTGAtgtaaaaaaaactttttttttcttaaatttattttaccattGCTTGATTTTGGTTAGTTATGTGTGTTTTCCTTCTTTCTtgagtttgattttaatttgtgaCCTTTTTATTAATGTGCGAGTATCGACCTAATTGTATATGAATTCATGTGTAGGACTAATGAGATATTGAACAtctaaataatataattgtcatgttttttgttaaaatgacattatttttaattttaagatatAAATGTAAACtttgaatattttaaagtaaattaCTTTAAAGTCCCCAACATATGTCTTTATATTTTCATCCCTTTTATTTGAAATTCAAACAATATGgactttctatttttttccaCTAACTTTTTAATCTTTCTGTTCTGTTGTGGTATTAGTCAATAAAGTCAAagaacataattaaaaaaaagttcaatttagtccttaaacttgtatttttaatatctataaacattaattatattatcaaaaattaaatgacTCAATgacttctatttaatttttttaatatttattaatatttaaattatttgaaaattaatttttttattctttacttTTAGAAAGTAAACAaagtaagaaaatttaaaaaattaagaaaaaaaataaaattttaaaattttaaatgaaagaaaagtaaaacaatttaaattaaattattaaaccgTTGAatctcataaaaaaatattatttttatttatcttgtgtcaaaaataaatttaagaactaaattgaaatttattttttttagttaagtcTGCTGATGTAGTTGACTAAcacaaaaaataaactaaaaaattaaaaaatttacaaaaacaaaagcGAAGAACtgtattgtttgatttttaaatgaaaagaacaAATGTGTCAATTATAACATACATGAGGGGTCTAAAAATAATTTGCTTAATATTGTTTTACGAGATATTTGCACAAAATAGATTTGTATAGTTTGAATACAGATGAAATGAAAATTCGGTTATTTGTGTAGATAATCCTATTTACTTTCATAGtagcataaaatataaaatggatAATTGACCTTGGAATATTcaaattattgaatttaaaaaaaaaacaagtaaaaaaTTATTGGCATGCAACAAAATCCAGCTGCCACCTATAAATTTTAGCcacaaaatgaaataaaattaaagttttaaccaaaataaaaagaatcgaATTTCAAttaccaaaatataataaaggAATAGTTTGGGCACCCCATaactaattaccaaaaaaaaggCATATTACACAAATGCCACAAGACATTCACATTCActttaataattcaatttaaaccATACATACATGATACATAATACATAATACATTCCCTTGTCCAGGGGGAAAGAGAGAAGCAAAAGAAAGTAAGAAATAGAAGATTTGATCTGGCATTAAATAGCTTACAACCTTGAACACAGTATTGCACTAAAACTCAGACGTCGGAGATGAGAGTTCcgaaatgaattttaaaattgaaactaaTGCAGCTCAATTCCTGACCATTGCCATCAATCATTGTCATCTTAAGTGTGTAAGAGCCCTGTAGGACAAAAATCAGACATAAATTTATCTTCGAAATGCAAATTCAACACTCGGAAAGTTTACATTCCTTGAACTCCCATTGAGCTTAACAAACAAAAGGATTATGGAGTAGGAAAAATCAATCATACAGTATGGACAAAGTTGAAGGTAAAATAAAGAAAACCAAAGAGATAGCACGAAAAAAACATGACACAATTTGGGTGGCTCGGAAATTTGCTACATCCATGCTGATAAGGAATAAATTGGGGTTTCTTCCTTGCTGCTTCTATATGTCTATATTTCTGATGGCCACAATGGATGCATGATACAATGATAGATTCCTAAATGACTTCTCAACCGCGTAAAACACAAATGATTACTTCCAAAAAGAATAAATGGGAAAAGTGGCAAGTGTAAGACTAGGGATTTGATTgaagatttaaaaaatagaatttaatttcTACTTATCAAACATGACGACTATTGGGTTAGAAATGAGAATGGAAACATATGAGGCATAGAGAAACATACAAGTTACATCATCGAACAGTCATGTTATCCAAACAAACACCAAGTGAAAATCAATTAAAGCAAGTTTACAAAATGATATCAGTATGGAAGCAACAGAGCCAGTTAAAATAGTCTGGACTGATGATGTTATCTGACTCAAAGCAAGAAAAAACATGGTCATAACACTGAAGCTGGTGTAAATAGTTCGAGaagtatataagtatattttttt
This window of the Mercurialis annua linkage group LG5, ddMerAnnu1.2, whole genome shotgun sequence genome carries:
- the LOC126683294 gene encoding uncharacterized protein LOC126683294; the encoded protein is MRRQGQYGDHHGADTYTGGAHMQHLSSQRMENRPESDHFQGRLEAFTPEREQHFYPSSKVEGQWRWERDESKMSHPLPSQIFAEGQGVDATRSYFQRKGPGQDAKLALEKQGTNDPRFGPREDNMQIGFEDKPLVQNFEGIEHKFLDDIMKLAKDQNDAEDAENVRHREKISAINTQYQEQLEALRARHASRRDEFLHKESQARQHQYQQSMMGDFPSSGMVPSDPHGYSAGAPSAVTNEAHRAYATDQFDSYREPARVHGGSRDQGFEARGPYPGGRVYETGRRYY